A genomic segment from Sulfuritalea hydrogenivorans sk43H encodes:
- a CDS encoding response regulator, with protein sequence MAECRGRILVVDDDEGLRELLVRYLSDNGYEASGVADGLSMKRHLAAHQVDLILLDVMLPGEDGLSLARGLGSSGLPIIMLSARGEEVDRIVGLEVGADDYLPKPFSHRELLARVTAVLRRRQPAAASGRIRRFGPFEVDLDAHSLTRNGEEIDVSGAEFALLKVLLDHPDRVLGRDALVELLKGYERAPFDRMVDVRVTRLRRKIEPDPAHPVYLRTVWGEGYLFSPGGARRS encoded by the coding sequence ATGGCGGAATGTCGCGGACGCATACTCGTGGTTGACGATGACGAAGGCCTGCGCGAATTGCTGGTGCGCTATCTTTCCGACAACGGCTACGAGGCGAGCGGAGTCGCCGATGGGCTATCCATGAAACGGCACCTTGCCGCCCATCAGGTCGATCTGATCCTGCTCGATGTCATGTTGCCGGGAGAGGATGGTTTGAGCCTGGCGCGCGGGCTTGGCAGCAGCGGGCTGCCGATCATCATGCTCTCGGCGCGCGGCGAGGAGGTTGACCGCATCGTCGGCCTCGAAGTCGGGGCCGACGACTATCTGCCCAAACCCTTCAGCCACCGCGAATTGCTGGCGCGCGTGACGGCGGTGCTGCGCCGTCGCCAGCCTGCCGCCGCGTCCGGACGCATCCGCCGCTTCGGCCCCTTCGAAGTCGATCTTGATGCACATTCCTTGACGCGCAACGGGGAGGAGATTGATGTGTCCGGGGCCGAGTTCGCCCTGCTCAAGGTGCTGCTCGATCATCCCGACCGCGTGCTGGGACGCGATGCATTGGTCGAATTGCTCAAGGGTTACGAGCGCGCACCCTTCGACCGCATGGTCGATGTGCGCGTCACCCGCCTGCGCCGCAAGATCGAGCCCGATCCGGCACATCCGGTGTATCTGCGCACCGTTTGGGGTGAAGGCTACCTTTTCTCGCCCGGTGGCGCACGTCGATCGTGA
- a CDS encoding Tll0287-like domain-containing protein — MIRRASALAMLLTLTLPAAAEQVGARAKGGFPESFFMEKVPRAEANATAEKLARAVMAARMIIFAYAGKIVDPTLGDKGLSGDALESQWRSAVEPDLIDASPSQKKIFEKLFWAGRQVMDNNQERINTKGVGWKNFLPAKWEREMGQVFAARTGIIIKQPGRAYRSPMNAPDDTERAALEHYVKAGHGENKPLTSFAKWGKQEVYRHMEPIRLIPACLGCHGKPKGEPDMLGFEKDGLEAGDVIGVMSVTVGLSD; from the coding sequence ATGATCAGACGTGCTTCGGCACTTGCCATGTTGTTGACGCTGACGCTGCCGGCTGCGGCCGAGCAGGTTGGCGCGCGCGCCAAGGGCGGCTTCCCCGAATCGTTTTTCATGGAGAAGGTTCCGCGGGCCGAAGCCAATGCGACCGCGGAAAAACTCGCCAGGGCGGTGATGGCTGCGCGCATGATCATTTTCGCTTACGCCGGCAAGATTGTCGATCCGACACTCGGCGACAAGGGGCTTTCCGGCGACGCGCTCGAAAGCCAGTGGCGGTCCGCGGTCGAGCCCGACTTGATCGACGCCTCGCCCAGTCAGAAGAAAATCTTCGAAAAACTCTTCTGGGCCGGTCGCCAGGTGATGGACAACAACCAGGAACGCATCAACACCAAGGGCGTGGGCTGGAAGAACTTCCTGCCGGCCAAATGGGAGCGCGAAATGGGTCAGGTATTCGCGGCCCGTACCGGCATCATCATCAAGCAGCCGGGGCGCGCCTACCGCAGCCCGATGAATGCCCCCGACGACACCGAGCGCGCAGCGCTGGAGCATTACGTCAAGGCCGGCCATGGCGAAAACAAGCCACTGACGAGCTTCGCCAAATGGGGCAAGCAGGAGGTGTATCGCCACATGGAACCTATCCGCCTGATCCCGGCCTGCCTTGGCTGCCATGGCAAGCCGAAGGGGGAGCCCGACATGCTCGGTTTCGAGAAGGATGGCCTCGAAGCCGGCGACGTCATCGGCGTGATGAGCGTGACGGTCGGCTTAAGCGATTAA